One part of the Cinclus cinclus chromosome 20, bCinCin1.1, whole genome shotgun sequence genome encodes these proteins:
- the CASKIN2 gene encoding caskin-2: MGREQELIQAVKNGDVPGVQKLVAKIKASKSKLLGSAKRLNVNYQDADGFSALHHAALGGSLDLISLLLEAQATVDIKDSNGMRPLHYAAWQGRVEPVRVLLRAAASVNMASLDGQIPLHLSAQYGHYEVSEMLLQHQSNPCLINKAKKTPLDLACEFGRLKVAQLLLNSHLCVALLEGQSKDATDPNYTTPLHLAAKNGHKEIIRQLLKAGIEINKQTKTGTALHEAALYGKTEVVRLLLEGGVDVNIRNTYNQTALDIVNQFTTSHASKDIKQLLREASGILKVRALKDFWNLHDPTALNVRAGDIITVLEQHPDGRWKGHIHDAQKGTDRVGYFPPSIAEVISKRTGMAVPRVAPAQQRQGPPGALLPPPGGLQHLPDECPHPAAPSGPAAFGHLTLTRTAPGPDSSAGDRNSVGSEGSIGSIRSAGSGQSTEGTNGQSTSILIENARPLPSTGDNLQQHLLGSEPHNGTSPAGPQGLQTPGSCPPGDRVFSHQFLRPEQLLEGKDAEAIYNWLREFQLESYTVNFLNAGYDVPTISRMTPEDLTAIGVTKPGHRKKISTEIGQLSIAEWLPNYIPADLMDWLSAIGLPQYHKKLVNNGYDSITIVTDLTWEDLQEIGINKLGHQKKIMLAVKKLRDLRKSLNQAEATLARRKIPGSLDIVTIESLENGECQSPHTPKMTTFQDSELSYELQTAMSNSCHDTLGIKSSQGMSRSQESIGVRSRGSGHSQDNMLSRRLSSPSQESLGSGESSSSSGQSCAPPRSKESPASLPGRPSTEPYGKLVSPEGLNGFANGGGGSPLKERNLPEGTDQYTRPVAQKGAGTPAGTPCTPPQTPSKGTAPYVFMYPHVSLKSPTTPSVLGAEQPKALAHPYPSVSPGQKSSLQTSAQKGFSYLHGQCGPTEPPSTAPTAREQHNGGEGLKHKKRSHSLNRYALSDGEHEEEEGTPSSTLGSYATLTRRPGRSQMPRACLQADAKVTRSQSFAIRAKRKGPPPPPPKRLSSVSSALAAEADGEQPPSPERQPTATQDVVDTGATPSDAGRGRTVKSLAAALEGTPGVSLSKPLLAPKPLHLTQDCLPRADVVEGSHSGSDASSATLSDGSRDPFESSKPRRRTVSEPSAPMTEAAAQREQEDACSDTEEEAKPGVSSSSSQNSSSECIPFAEEGNLTIKQRPKPSGHSKADAAVPDTEPGSQPAEPQGSCGKEPAAPAVTKEPPVLEFNLTESDTVKRRPRFREREPLQAVLKAFSMAGQVEAGGTPTPQYAQAQAVSITGPPAPALTPRPTLGGDAFDDDSVEFRIAEIEKSILSLEKGMKKAPSPTKAPSPIELVGTAVVRTPTPDVPAKHTSVASTKLVFSGPKTIYQQVLQPSRHTVAPWAAPEAVPDVIESLPGPSSLMLETGSKVSAKPLAAAPGATLAQQRQEQTSSSLAATLQVAEKITVEEAESHPGTMHSAKNILEDISNMFDDLADQLDAMLD; encoded by the exons agctcctgggatCTGCCAAGCGCCTGAACGTGAACTACCAGGATGCGGATGG GTTCTCAGCGCTGCACCACGCAGCCCTGGGCGGCAGCCTGGACCTcatctctctgctgctggaggcacaGGCCACCGTCGACATCAAGGACAGCAACG GAATGCGGCCCCTGCACTACGCGGCGTGGCAGGGCCGTGTGGAGCCCGTGCGGGTGCTGCTCCGCGCCGCCGCCTCTGTCAACATGGCCTCGCTGGACGGGCAGATCCCGCTGCACCTCTCTGCGCAGTACGGCCACTACGAGGTG TCGGAgatgctgctccagcaccagtCCAACCCGTGCCTCATCAACAAGGCGAAGAAAACCCCGCTGGACTTGGCCTGCGAGTTCGGGCGGCTGAAG gtggctcagctgctgctgaacagcCATCTGTGTGTTGCCCTGCTGGAGGGACAGTCCAAGGATGCCACTGACCCCAACTACACCACTCCACTGCACCTGGCAGCCAAGAACGGGCACAAGGAGATCATCAG gcagctgctgaaggctggGATTGAGATCAACAAGCAGACAAAGACAGGCACAGCCCTTCACGAGGCTGCACTCTACGGTAAAACAGAGGTGGTGCGGCTCCTGCTGGAG GGCGGAGTCGATGTGAACATCAGGAACACCTACAACCAGACAGCCCTGGACATTGTCAACCAGTTCACCACCTCACATGCCAGCAAAGACATCAAGCAGCTGTTGAGAG AGGCATCAGGAATCCTGAAGGTCCGAGCTTTGAAGGACTTTTGGAACCTCCATGACCCAACTGCTCTCAACGTCCGAGCAGGAGACATCATCACG GTCCTGGAGCAGCATCCAGATGGCCGATGGAAGGGGCACATCCACGATGCTCAGAAAGGCACCGATCGGGTCGGGTACTTCCCTCCCTCCATTGCTGAAGTCATCAGCAAGCGGACAG GCATGGCTGTCCCCCGTGTGGCACCCGCGCAGCAGCGCCAGGGTCCCCCCGGGGCCCTCCTGCCCCCCCCTGGGGggctgcagcatctccctgaTGAGTGTCCACACCCGGCAGCCCCGAGCGGCCCGGCAGCCTTTGGTCACCTCACCCTAACCCGGACAGCCCCAGGCCCTGACAGCTCAG CAGGAGACAGGAACAGCGTGGGCAGCGAGGGCAGCATCGGCAGCATTCGCAGCGCTGGCAGCGGCCAGAGCACCGAGGGCACCAATGGGCAGAGCACCAGCATCCTCATCGAGAATGCCAGG cctctgccctCCACCGGTGACAACCTCCAGCAACACCTTTTGGGATCAGAACCACACAATGGGACCTCCCCAGCAG GGCCACAGGGCCTCCAGACCCCAGGCAGCTGCCCCCCTGGAGACAGGGTCTTCTCCCACCAGTTCTTACGTCCTGAGCAGCTTCTTGAGGGGAAG GATGCAGAAGCCATTTACAACTGGCTGCGTGAGTTCCAGCTGGAGTCATACACTGTCAACTTCCTCAACGCTGGCTACGACGTCCCCACCATCAGCCGCATGACCCCGGAG GATCTGACAGCCATTGGCGTGACCAAGCCAGGCCACAGGAAAAAGATCTCCACAGAAATCGGGCAGCTCAGCATTGCTGAGTGGCTGCCCAACTACATCCCG GCCGACCTGATGGACTGGCTGAGTGCCATTGGGTTGCCCCAGTACCACAAAAAACTGGTGAACAATGGCTACGATTCCATCACCATCGTGACGGACCTGACATGGGAGGATCTGCAAGAGATTGGCATCAACAAGCTGG GCCACCAGAAGAAGATCATGTTGGCTGTCAAGAAGCTCAGAGACCTCCGCAAAAGCCTCAACCAAGCAGAAGCAACTCTGGCTAGACGCAAAATCCCCGGTTCCCTGGACATTGTCACCATTGAGTCGCTGGAGAACGGCGAGTGCCAGTCCCCACACACGCCCAAAATGACAACCTTCCAGGACAGTGAGCTCAGCTACGAGCTCCAGACAGCCATGTCCAACAGCTGCCACGACACACTCGGCATCAAGAGCAGCCAGGGAATGTCACGGAGCCAGGAGAGCATCGGGGTGCGGTCACGGGGCTCAGGGCACTCACAGGACAACATGCTGTCCCGACGGCTCTCCAGCCCCTCGCAGGAGAGCCTGGGCAGCGGcgagagcagcagcagcagtggccagTCCTGTGCACCCCCCCGCAGCAAGGAGAGCCCAGCCAGCCTGCCCGGCCGGCCCAGCACCGAGCCCTATGGGAAGCTCGTGTCCCCCGAGGGGCTGAATGGCTTTGCCAACGGTGGTGGGGGCAGCCCTCTCAAGGAGAGGAACCTGCCCGAAGGCACGGATCAGTACACACGACCTGTGGCTCAGAAAGGAGCTGGGACTCCAGCAGGCACTCCCTGTACTCCTCCCCAGACACCCAGCAAGGGAACAGCCCCTTACGTCTTCATGTACCCACACGTCTCCCTGAAATCCCCAACGACCCCGTctgtcctgggagcagagcagcccaaGGCCCTGGCACACCCATACCCCTCCGTCTCCCCTGGACAGAAGAGCAGCCTGCAGACGTCAGCCCAAAAAGGCTTCTCCTACCTGCACGGCCAGTGCGGCCCCACGGAGCCACCTAGCACAGCCCCCACggccagggagcagcacaacGGGGGCGAAGGCTTGAAACACAAGAAGCGCTCGCATAGCCTGAACCGCTACGCGCTGTCGGATGGGGAgcacgaggaggaggaggggacccccagcagcaccctgggctCCTATGCCACACTGACACGGCGGCCGGGCCGCAGCCAGATGCCACGGGCCTGTCTGCAGGCGGACGCCAAGGTGACCCGCAGCCAGTCCTTCGCCATCCGGGCCAAGCGCAAGGGCCCTCCACCGCCGCCTCCCAAGCGCCTCAGCTCCGTGTCCAGTGCCCTCGCTGCCGAGGCAGACGGAGAGCAGCCCCCCAGCCCCGAGAGGCAGCCCACAGCCACTCAGGACGTGGTTGACACAGGTGCCACCCCCAGTGATGCCGGCCGTGGCAGGACGGTGAAGAGCCTGGCGGCTGCGCTGGAGGGAACACCAGGTGTGAGTCTGTCCAAGCCCCTCCTGGCCCCAAAACCGCTGCACCTGACTCAGGACTGTCTGCCCCGGGCAGATGTGGTTGAGGGGTCCCACAGTGGCAGTGATGCCAGCAGTGCCACACTCTCTGATGGCAGCAGGGACCCTTTTGAGAGCAGCAAGCCACGGAGACGGACAGTGAGCGAGCCCAGCGCTCCTATGACAGAGGCGGCTGCACAGCGTGAGCAGGAGGATGCCTGCTCAGACACAGAGGAGGAGGCCAAGCCGGGGGTCTCCTCTTCATCGTCCCAGAACAGCTCCAGTGAGTGCATCCCCTTTGCAGAAGAAGGCAATTTAACCATCAAACAGCGGCCAAAGCCCAGCGGCCATTCCAAGGCCGACGCGGCCGTACCGGACACGGAGCCTGGTTCCCAGCCGGCAGAGCCCCAGGGCTCCTGTGGGAAGgagccagcagcccctgctgtgACCAAGGAGCCTCCCGTGCTAGAGTTCAACCTCACCGAGTCGGACACGGTGAAGCGCCGGCCGCGCTTCAGGGAGCGGGAGCCGCTGCAGGCCGTGCTGAAGGCGTTCAGCATGGCGGGGCAGGTGGAGGCGGGGGGCACCCCCACACCCCAGTATGCCCAGGCCCAGGCCGTGAGCATCACTGGTCCCCCCGCCCCAGCACTGACACCACGGCCCACGCTGGGTGGGGATGCCTTTGATGATGACAGCGTGGAGTTCAGGATTGCCGAGATAGAGAAAAGCATCTTATCACTGGAGAAAGGGATGAAGAAGGCCCCAAGCCCCACCAAAGCCCCCAGCCCCATAGAGCTGGTGGGAACGGCTGTGGTGAGGACACCCACTCCAG ATGTCCCTGCCAAGCACACCTCCGTGGCATCCACCAAGCTCGTGTTCTCTGGACCCAAGACCATCTACCAGCAGGTCCTGCAGCCCTCCCGCCACACTGTTGCTCCCTGGGCGGCCCCTGAGGCGGTGCCGGATGTGATTGAGTCCCTGCCCGGTCCCAGCTCGCTGATGCTGGAAACGGGCAGCAAGGTGTCAGCAAAGCCTTTGGCAGCTGCCCCAGGGGCCACCCTGGCCCAGCAGCGGCAGGAGCAGaccagctccagcctggctgccaCGCTGCAGGTGGCCGAGAAGATCACGgtggaggaggcagagag CCACCCTGGGACCATGCACTCGGCCAAGAACATCTTGGAAGACATCAGCAACATGTTCGACGACCTGGCTGACCAGCTGGATGCAATGCTGGACTGA